TCATTTAGaacaagaaaccaaaaaaagtGAGAGAGTTCAAATTGTTCTATTCTATTGAGAAAGACACCAAAAATACGAAGAGGTGGTGACTGGTGAAGCTTTTTCAATTCATAGAAGAAACtataacaaagaaacaaaaaatataaaaatagtacacaattttattattattaattggatTTATGCATATTTAATTATGAGTTGTTTGTTTGTTGAccaaaataaagagaaaataaaaactctcTTTTTATACAACGCTATTCTTCGATCAATCCTCTCTGTCCttcttgttaattttttttacgcAATGCTTCTtccatttctctcttcctctctgctTCTCCGTCTATCTTCTCCGATCATGTCTCCTGATCCCTTCTCCTTCCTAGCATCTTCCCCTAATTAATGCAACCAAACTTATCATTGTTTATTTATTCTCAGAGAATTAAGATCGATTTTATTAGTAACAGAATAAAACCTTAGGGAAGAGATATATATGGAGAGTTCGTTAGGTTTCATGGCTGTTTTCGCCGTCTCAGGAAGCGTGGTGTTCGTTGCAAGTCAATTCCACAAGCGTCTCCTCTCCGATTACTTGGACAAGTTCGAACTTGAAATCCGTACGTTAACAAATTCATGttctatattttcttttgtaaagttTATTATGAACAGTTTGACAAATTGGAGGCAGTTCATTTTGTTTTAGGATCACCAGACAATGCGGTGATAAAGAAGAAGGTGAGATTCGCGGCGGATGTGGTGGAGCCTTCCGGGAATAACAAAGAGTATCGCCGGAGACACTCCTCCAAGGCTAAATTCAATAGGGAATTGAAGTTGGCGGCAACTATTTGAAGTTTTTTGTACAGAATTAGTCAATATGTAAACTATTCATTGGGTTTTGAGATTAAATTTTCATTACTAAGTTTCTGATTTTCTTCTCTTAAAACTGATGAATATGTTTTGCAAATTccatatttttactattttcactttttttgggg
The window above is part of the Brassica napus cultivar Da-Ae chromosome C8, Da-Ae, whole genome shotgun sequence genome. Proteins encoded here:
- the BNAC08G23610D gene encoding uncharacterized protein BNAC08G23610D isoform X1; translation: MESSLGFMAVFAVSGSVVFVASQFHKRLLSDYLDKFELEILHFVLGSPDNAVIKKKVRFAADVVEPSGNNKEYRRRHSSKAKFNRELKLAATI
- the BNAC08G23610D gene encoding uncharacterized protein BNAC08G23610D isoform X2, with product MESSLGFMAVFAVSGSVVFVASQFHKRLLSDYLDKFELEIRSPDNAVIKKKVRFAADVVEPSGNNKEYRRRHSSKAKFNRELKLAATI